The genomic interval TATACAACTCGCCGGCGTCGAAAACCGGCGTACCTAACGAGGAGATCGGTTCGTGACGATCCGCGTAGGCATCAACGGCTTCGGCCGCATCGGCCGCAACTACTTCCGCGCTCTGCTGGAGCAGGGTGCGGACATCGAGATCGTGGCTGTCAACGACCTGGGTGACACTGCGACCACGGCCCACCTGCTGAAGTACGACACCATTCTGGGTCGTCTCAAGGCAGAGGTCAGCCACACCGCCGACACCATCACCGTCGATGGTCACACCATCAAGGTGCTCTCCGAGCGCAACCCGGCCGACATCCCCTGGGGTGAGCTGGGCGTCGACATCGTCATCGAGTCGACCGGCATCTTCACCAAGAAGGCCGACGCCGGGAAGCACATCGCGGGCGGCGCCAAGAAGGTCCTCATCTCGGCTCCGGCCAAGGACGAGGACATCACCATCGTGATGGGCGTCAACCAGGACAAGTACGACGCGGCCAACCACCACGTCATCTCCAACGCCTCCTGCACCACCAACTGTGTGGCGCCGATGGCCAAGGTTCTCGACGAGAACTTCGGCATCGTCAAGGGCCTGATGACGACGGTCCACGCGTACACCAACGACCAGCGGATCCTGGACTTCCCGCACTCGGACCTGCGTCGCGCCCGCGCCGCCGCCGAGAACATCATCCCCACCACCACCGGCGCCGCCAAGGCCACCGCCCTGGTGCTCCCGCAGCTCAAGGGCAAGCTCGACGGCATCGCGATGCGCGTCCCGGTCCCGACCGGCTCCGCCACCGACCTGGTCGTCACCCTCCAGCGCGAGGTCACCAAGGACGAGGTCAACGCCGCGTTCAAGAAGGCCTCCGACGACGGCGCCCTCAAGGGCTTCCTGACGTACACCGAGGACCCGATCGTCTCCTCGGACATCGTCGGCGACCCGTCGTCCTGCACCTTCGACTCCTCCCTGACCATGGTCCAGGAGGGCAGCACGGTGAAGATCCTCGGCTGGTACGACAACGAGTGGGGCTACTCCAACCGCCTCGTCGACCTCACGGTCTTCGTCGGCGAGCAGCTCTGATCCTCGGGCCGGCAGGCACATCGATGTAAGCGAAGGGGCTCGACCGGCGCAAAGAAGCGCGGGTCGAGCCCCTTAGCATGCTCATCGGTCCTTCCAAGGAGTGAACGGAACAGATGAAGACGATCGACGAACTTCTCGCCGAAGGGGTCGCGGGCAAGCGGGTATTCGTCCGTGCCGACCTCAACGTGCCGCTGGACGGCACCACGATCACCGACGACGGCCGTATCCGCGCCGTCGTTCCGACGATCGCCAAGCTCGCCGAGGCCGGCGCGCGCGTCGTCGTCGCCTCCCACCTCGGCCGCCCCAAGGGCGCCCCGGACCCGGCCTTCTCGCTGGCGCCCGCCGCCGCACGCCTGGGTGAACTCCTCGGAGCCGAGGCCGCCTTCGCCACCGACACGGTCGGCGAGTCCGCCCGCGCCGCCGTCGCCGGCCTCGCCGACGGCCAGGTCGCGGTCATCGAGAACCTCCGCTTCAACGCCGGCGAGACGTCCAAGGACGACGCCGAGCGCGGCGCCTTCGCCGATCAGCTGGCCGAGCTCGCGGACCTCTACGTGGGCGACGGCTTCGGCGCCGTGCACCGCAAGCACGCCTCGGTCTTCGACCTCCCGGCCCGGCTCCCGCACTACGCGGGCTACCTCATCGCCACCGAGGTCGGCGTCCTGAAGAAGCTCACCACCGACGTCAAGCGGCCGTACGCCGTCGTCCTCGGCGGCGCCAAGGTCTCCGACAAGCTCGGCGTGATCGACCACCTGCTGGAGCGGGCCGACCGCATCCTCATCGGCGGCGGCATGGCGTACACCTTCCTCAAGGCCCAGGGCCACGAGGTCGGCAGCTCGCTGCTCCAGGAGGACCAGATCCCGGCCGTCCAGGAGTACCTGCGACGGGCCGAGGAGAAGGGCGTGGAGTTCGTCCTCCCCGTCGACGTCGTGGTCGCCCCGTCCTTCCCGGACCTCAAGACCAAGGCCCCGGCCCACCCCACCACCGTCGCCGCCGACGCCATGCCGGCCGGCGAGATGGGGCTGGACAACGGACCGGAGACCAACAAGCTCTACGCATCGAAGCTCGCCGACGCGGCCACCGTCTTCTGGAACGGCCCGATGGGCGTCTTCGAACACCCCGACTTCGCCGACGGCACCCGCGCGGTCGCCCAGGCGCTCGTCGACTCGTCGGCCTTCAGCGTCGTCGGCGGTGGCGACTCCGCCGCGGCCGTTCGCATCCTGGACTTCGACGAGAATGCTTTCGGACATATTTCGACCGGTGGCGGCGCGAGTCTCGAGTACCTCGAGGGCAAGACGCTTCCCGGCCTCGCCGCACTGGAGGACTGACCTTTCATGACCACCCGTACCCCGCTGATGGCGGGCAACTGGAAGATGAACCTCAACCACCTCGAGGCCATCGCCCACGTCCAGAAGCTCTCCTTCGCCCTGGCCGACAAGGACTACGAGGCCGTCGAGGTCGCCGTCCTGCCGCCCTTCACCGACCTGCGCTCCGTGCAGACCCTGGTGGACGGCGACAAGCTGAAGATCAAGTACGGCGCCCAGGACATCTCGGCGCACGACTCCGGCGCGTACACCGGTGAGATCTCCGGCCCCATGCTCGCCAAGCTGCGCTGCACGTACGTGGCCGTCGGCCACAGCGAGCGCCGCCAGTACCACGGCGAGAGCGACGAGATCTGCAACGCCAAGGTGAAGTCCGCCTACAAGCACGGCCTGACCCCGATCCTCTGCGTCGGCGAGGGGCTGGACATCCGCAAGGCCGGTGACCAGGTCTCCTACACGCTCGCGCAGCTCGACGGCGCCCTGAAGGACATCCCGGCCGAGCAGGCCGAGACCATCGTGATCGCCTACGAGCCGGTCTGGGCCATCGGGACCGGCGAGGTCGCCACCCCCGAGGACGCCCAGGAGGTCTGCGGCGCGATCCGCGGCCGGCTGGCCGAGCTGTACTCCCAGGAGCTGGCCGACGCCGTCCGCATCCAGTACGGCGGCTCGGTGAAGTCCGGCAACGTCGCGGCCATCATGGCGCAGCCCGACGTGGACGGCGCCCTCATCGGCGGCGCCGCACTGGACGCCGACGAGTTCGTCAAGATCGTCCGCTTCCGCGACCAGTGAGTATGCGGTAGCGCGGATCCGTCGTACCCTTGCGGGGGCCGGAGGGGCGTCTCGCCCTTCGGCCCCCGGTGTACGTACACGCAGTAGTCAAGAATTCCGGAAAGTAGGGACCAGCCGTGGTTTTGGCGTTCCAGATCGCTCTGATCGTCTTCAGCCTGCTGCTGATGCTGCTGGTGCTCATGCACAAGGGCAAGGGTGGCGGCCTCTCCGACATGTTCGGTGGCGGAATGCAGTCCTCCGTCGGTGGCTCCTCGGTCGCCGAGCGCAACCTCGACCGGATCACCGTCGTGGTCGGCCTGGTCTGGTTCGCGTGCGTCGTGGTACTCGGTCTGCTCGTCAAGCTGGACAACTGACCCGTCGTCCGCGCATACCGGTGACGGTGTAACTCCTTCCACTGGACGCGCGTTGGGCCTTACGTAGACTGGGGCATCGCTCGAGCACCATCACGCAGGGAGTTACGACCGTGGCAAGTGGCAACGCGATCCGGGGAAGCCGGGTCGGAGCGGGGCCGATGGGGGAGGCGGAGCGAGGCGAGTCCGCGCCGCGCGCCCGCATCTCCTTCTGGTGCTCGAACGGGCACGAGACGCAGCCGAGCTTCGCCCATGACGCGCAGGTGCCTGACATCTGGGACTGCCCGCGCTGCGGCTTCCCGGCCGGCCAGGACAAGGACAGCCCGCCCGACCCGCCCCGCACCGAGCCGTACAAGACGCACCTGGCGTACGTACGCGAGCGGCGGAGCGACGAGGACGGCGAGGCGATTCTCGCCGAGGCGCTGGCCAAACTCCGCGGCGAGATCTGAGGCCCCTCCCACGCGGTTCCACGGAACCCCAGTCGTTCACCGGCCGGACACCCCACGGGTGTCCGGCCGTAGCGCGTTCCCGCGCCACCGCCCTCCTCCGCGCCGCAGCCCTCCTCGATCAATTAGGTTGGAGGGGCAGCGGGGATGCTGAGTGACGACAAGAAGTGGGCTGATATCCGGGATGAACGCAGCAAGCCGAACCAAGCTCAACCAGACGCCCGAGTGGACGGCTCTCGCCAAGCACCGTGAGGAGCTCGGCGCACCCCAGCTGCGCGAGCTGTTCGCGCGGCAGCCGGACCGCGGCACCGCCTGCACCCTGCGGGTCGGCGACCTCCACCTCGACTACTCCAAGCACCTGGTGACCGACGAGACGCTGCGCCTGCTGCGCGCACTCGCCGCCGCCACCGGGGTCGCGGAGCTGCGGGACGCGATGTTCCGCGGCGAGAAGATCAACACCACCGAGGACCGGGCGGTCCTGCACACCGCGCTCCGCGCCCCGCGCGACGCGGTGATCGAGGTCGACGGCGAGAATGTCGTACCGGCCGTGCACGCCGTCCTGGACAGGATGGCCGGCTTCGCCGAGAAGGTCCGGTCGGGGCAGTGGACCGGTCACACCGGCAAGCCCGTCAAGAACATCGTCAACATCGGGATCGGCGGCTCCGACCTCGGCCCCGCCATGGCGTACGAGGTGCTGCGCTCCTTCACGGACCGGGCGCTCACCCTCCGCTTCGTCTCCAACGTCGACGGCGCCGACCTGCACGAGGCCGTCCGCGACCTCGACCCGGCCGAGACGCTGTTCGTCATCGCCTCGAAGACGTTCACGACGATCGAGACCATCACCAACGCCACCTCCGCCCGGGACTGGCTGCTGACCGAGCTGAAGGCCGGTCAGGACGCCGTCGCCCAGCACTTCGTTGCCCTGTCGACCAATGCCGAGAAGGTCGAGGAGTTCGGCATCGACACGGCCAACATGTTCGAGTTCTGGGACTGGGTCGGCGGCCGCTACAGCTTCGACTCGGCGATCGGCCTCTCGCTGATGGTCGCCATCGGGCCGGACCGCTTCCGCGAGATGCTCGACGGCTTCCACCTCGTCGACGAGCACTTCCGCACCGCCCCCGCCGAGGAGAACGCCCCGCTCCTCCTCGGCCTCCTCGGCGTCTGGTACGGCAACTTCTTCGACGCCCAGTCGCACGCGGTGCTGCCGTACAGCCACTACCTGTCCAAGTTCACCGCGTACCTCCAGCAGCTCGACATGGAGTCCAACGGCAAGTCCGTCGACCGCGACGGCAACCCCGTGGACTGGGAGACCGGACCGGTCGTCTGGGGCACGCCCGGCACCAACGGGCAGCACGCGTACTACCAGTTGATCCACCAGGGCACCAAGCTGATCCCGGCGGACTTCATCGGCTTCGCCGCCCCGGTCCACGACCTGCTGCCCGGATTGATCGCCCAGCACGACCTGCTGATGGCCAACTTCTTCGCCCAGACCCAGGCCCTCGCCTTCGGCAGGACGGCCGAAGAGGTCCGGGCGGAAGGGGTGCCCGAGGAGCTGGTCCCGCACAAGACGTTCCGGGGCAACCACCCCACGACGACGATCCTCGCCGACAAGCTGACCCCCTCGGTCCTCGGCCAGCTCATCGCGCTGTACGAGCACAAGGTCTTCGTCCAGGGCGCCATCTGGAACATCGACTCCTTCGACCAGTGGGGCGTGGAGCTCGGCAAGGTCCTCGCCAAGAAGATCGAACCGCTGCTGACCGGTGACGGGGGAGCGGACGCCGGGGAGCTGGACAGCTCCACCGCCGCCCTGATCGACGCCTACCGCACGCTGCGCGGGCGCTGAACCGATGCCACAGGGGGAGGGGACGGCGGTAGCGCTGCGGCCGCCGCGCAACACGCTGAACGAGCGCGCCGTCGGCTGGTGGCGGGCCCAGTGGCTGCTGCTGACGGCCGTGCCCGTCGTGCCGCTCGCGGTCCTGGGCGCGCTGGTCGAGCCGGCCCGCTTCTGGCTGCTGCTGCCCGCCGCGGTCCTGGCCGCGGCGGGCACGGCGGCCGCCGTCCTCTTCCCCCTGTGGTGGTTCCGTACGCACCGCTGGGAGATCACCGAGGACGCGGTGTACGTCCGCACGGGGTTCTTCTGGCAGGAGTGGCGGATCGCCCCGATGTCCCGCATCCAGACCGTCGACACCGTACGGGGCCCACTGGAGCAGCTCTTCCGGCTCGCCACGGTCACCGTCACCACCGCCTCCGCCAAGGGCGCGGTACGGATCGCGGGCCTGGACCACGAGGTCGCCGCCGGCCTCGCCCAGCAGCTCACCCGCATCACCCGCGACACCCCCGGCGACGCCACATGAGCACCGCCGCCCCGCCCGCCGACTGGCGCCGCCTCGACCCCCGTACGGTCCTGGTCACCGCCCTCGTCGTGGCGGGCGTCGTCGCGGGCGCGGCCATCCCCGTCACGCTCGGGCTCACCCGGTGGTTCAGCCTCCCCGCCGCCGTGCTCCAGGTGCTCGCCGCCGCCATCCTGATCATCGGGGCCGCGGCGGGCGCCGACCGGGTCCGCTGGCACCGCACGCGCTACCGCATCGGTGCGGAGCGCGTCGACCTCCACACCGGCCTCCTGCTCGTCAAGCGCCGCTCCCTGGCCCGCAGCCGCATCCGCACGGTCGACCTCACCGCCAACCTGATGCTCCGCCTCCTCGGCCTGGTCACCGTCAGGATCGGCACCGGCGAACAGGGCTCCGAATCCACCCTCGAACTGGACCCGGTCACCCGCGCCGAGGGAGAACGGCTGCGCCGCCTCCTGCTGGAGCGCGCCGCCACCGCACCGGCCGACGGGGGCCACCGCGAAGGGGAACTGGCCCTCCTGGACCCCCGCTGGATCCGCTACGCACCCGTCTCCTTCGTCGCCCCCATGCTCGGCGGGGCGGCCGTCGGGGCCGTGATGCAGGTCAGCGACTGGGTCGGCGCCCAGGGGGAGGTCATCGAATGGGTCGGCGACCGGTTCCGGGACACCCCGCTGCTCTGGACGATCATCGCCCTGGTGCTGGCCGCCCTGGTCGCCGGCGTCGTCGGGGCGCTCGGCCTCTGGATCGAGATGTGGTGGAACTACCGCCTGGAGCGCGAGCCGGGCGGCACGCTGCGGGTGAGGCGCGGGCTGTTCACCTCCCGGTCCATCTCCGTCGAGGAGGCCCGGCTGCGCGGCGTCGACCTGGTCGAGCCGCTGGGCGTACGGCTGCTCGGCGCGGCCCGGCTGGACGCCATCACCACCGGCCTGGCCAAGGACACCGAGGCCAAGAACGCCGACCACAACACCCTGCTCCCGGCCGTGCCCAGGACCCGGGCCGACACCGTCGCCGCCGACGTGCTGCGCGAGGCGGTCACCCCGACCGGTGCGGCGCTCACCCCGCACCCGCGCGCCGCCCGGGGCCGCCGGCTGCGCTGGTCGCTCGCCGCGGTCCTCGGCCCGGTCCTGATCCTGACCGTCCTCGGGGCGCTGCTCACGCCCGTACTGCTGTGGATCGCGCTGGGCAGCACGGTGGTTCTAGCACCCGTGGCGGTGGCGCTCGCCCTGGACGCCTACCGGGGGCTCGGCCACGCGCTCTCCGGGCGCTACCTGGTCACCCGCTCCGGCACGGTCCGCCGCTCCACCGCCGCCCTGGAGCGGGCCGGGGTGATCGGCTGGACGGTCAGGCAGTCGGTCTTCCAGCGGCGGGCCCGACTGGTGAGCATCACGGCCACCACCGCCGCCGGCGGGGGCGCCTACACGGTGTACGACGCCGACGCGGCCGAGGGACTCGCCTTCGCCGCCGAGGCGGTACCGGGGCTGCTGGAACCCTTCCTGGAGCGCGCCGGGAGCACCGGGCCGTGACGTACGGCACAGGGGGCCTCCTATGCGGCCCGGTCCCGGTCGGCGACGATACCGATCATGACTTCCACCAGCCGTCGTACGGTCCTCACCGCCCTCGCCACCGCGGCCGTCAGCGGTCCGCTGCTGGGCTCGCTCACCGCGACCG from Streptomyces sp. CA-278952 carries:
- the gap gene encoding type I glyceraldehyde-3-phosphate dehydrogenase: MTIRVGINGFGRIGRNYFRALLEQGADIEIVAVNDLGDTATTAHLLKYDTILGRLKAEVSHTADTITVDGHTIKVLSERNPADIPWGELGVDIVIESTGIFTKKADAGKHIAGGAKKVLISAPAKDEDITIVMGVNQDKYDAANHHVISNASCTTNCVAPMAKVLDENFGIVKGLMTTVHAYTNDQRILDFPHSDLRRARAAAENIIPTTTGAAKATALVLPQLKGKLDGIAMRVPVPTGSATDLVVTLQREVTKDEVNAAFKKASDDGALKGFLTYTEDPIVSSDIVGDPSSCTFDSSLTMVQEGSTVKILGWYDNEWGYSNRLVDLTVFVGEQL
- a CDS encoding phosphoglycerate kinase codes for the protein MKTIDELLAEGVAGKRVFVRADLNVPLDGTTITDDGRIRAVVPTIAKLAEAGARVVVASHLGRPKGAPDPAFSLAPAAARLGELLGAEAAFATDTVGESARAAVAGLADGQVAVIENLRFNAGETSKDDAERGAFADQLAELADLYVGDGFGAVHRKHASVFDLPARLPHYAGYLIATEVGVLKKLTTDVKRPYAVVLGGAKVSDKLGVIDHLLERADRILIGGGMAYTFLKAQGHEVGSSLLQEDQIPAVQEYLRRAEEKGVEFVLPVDVVVAPSFPDLKTKAPAHPTTVAADAMPAGEMGLDNGPETNKLYASKLADAATVFWNGPMGVFEHPDFADGTRAVAQALVDSSAFSVVGGGDSAAAVRILDFDENAFGHISTGGGASLEYLEGKTLPGLAALED
- the tpiA gene encoding triose-phosphate isomerase, translating into MTTRTPLMAGNWKMNLNHLEAIAHVQKLSFALADKDYEAVEVAVLPPFTDLRSVQTLVDGDKLKIKYGAQDISAHDSGAYTGEISGPMLAKLRCTYVAVGHSERRQYHGESDEICNAKVKSAYKHGLTPILCVGEGLDIRKAGDQVSYTLAQLDGALKDIPAEQAETIVIAYEPVWAIGTGEVATPEDAQEVCGAIRGRLAELYSQELADAVRIQYGGSVKSGNVAAIMAQPDVDGALIGGAALDADEFVKIVRFRDQ
- the secG gene encoding preprotein translocase subunit SecG; amino-acid sequence: MVLAFQIALIVFSLLLMLLVLMHKGKGGGLSDMFGGGMQSSVGGSSVAERNLDRITVVVGLVWFACVVVLGLLVKLDN
- a CDS encoding RNA polymerase-binding protein RbpA yields the protein MASGNAIRGSRVGAGPMGEAERGESAPRARISFWCSNGHETQPSFAHDAQVPDIWDCPRCGFPAGQDKDSPPDPPRTEPYKTHLAYVRERRSDEDGEAILAEALAKLRGEI
- the pgi gene encoding glucose-6-phosphate isomerase yields the protein MNAASRTKLNQTPEWTALAKHREELGAPQLRELFARQPDRGTACTLRVGDLHLDYSKHLVTDETLRLLRALAAATGVAELRDAMFRGEKINTTEDRAVLHTALRAPRDAVIEVDGENVVPAVHAVLDRMAGFAEKVRSGQWTGHTGKPVKNIVNIGIGGSDLGPAMAYEVLRSFTDRALTLRFVSNVDGADLHEAVRDLDPAETLFVIASKTFTTIETITNATSARDWLLTELKAGQDAVAQHFVALSTNAEKVEEFGIDTANMFEFWDWVGGRYSFDSAIGLSLMVAIGPDRFREMLDGFHLVDEHFRTAPAEENAPLLLGLLGVWYGNFFDAQSHAVLPYSHYLSKFTAYLQQLDMESNGKSVDRDGNPVDWETGPVVWGTPGTNGQHAYYQLIHQGTKLIPADFIGFAAPVHDLLPGLIAQHDLLMANFFAQTQALAFGRTAEEVRAEGVPEELVPHKTFRGNHPTTTILADKLTPSVLGQLIALYEHKVFVQGAIWNIDSFDQWGVELGKVLAKKIEPLLTGDGGADAGELDSSTAALIDAYRTLRGR
- a CDS encoding PH domain-containing protein — protein: MPQGEGTAVALRPPRNTLNERAVGWWRAQWLLLTAVPVVPLAVLGALVEPARFWLLLPAAVLAAAGTAAAVLFPLWWFRTHRWEITEDAVYVRTGFFWQEWRIAPMSRIQTVDTVRGPLEQLFRLATVTVTTASAKGAVRIAGLDHEVAAGLAQQLTRITRDTPGDAT
- a CDS encoding PH domain-containing protein, with translation MSTAAPPADWRRLDPRTVLVTALVVAGVVAGAAIPVTLGLTRWFSLPAAVLQVLAAAILIIGAAAGADRVRWHRTRYRIGAERVDLHTGLLLVKRRSLARSRIRTVDLTANLMLRLLGLVTVRIGTGEQGSESTLELDPVTRAEGERLRRLLLERAATAPADGGHREGELALLDPRWIRYAPVSFVAPMLGGAAVGAVMQVSDWVGAQGEVIEWVGDRFRDTPLLWTIIALVLAALVAGVVGALGLWIEMWWNYRLEREPGGTLRVRRGLFTSRSISVEEARLRGVDLVEPLGVRLLGAARLDAITTGLAKDTEAKNADHNTLLPAVPRTRADTVAADVLREAVTPTGAALTPHPRAARGRRLRWSLAAVLGPVLILTVLGALLTPVLLWIALGSTVVLAPVAVALALDAYRGLGHALSGRYLVTRSGTVRRSTAALERAGVIGWTVRQSVFQRRARLVSITATTAAGGGAYTVYDADAAEGLAFAAEAVPGLLEPFLERAGSTGP